The window AGGGTGACGACGGTCTGCTCCCCGCGCGGGGCGGTGAGGGTCAGGGTGTCGCCGTCGAGCGCCGTCACGGTCCCGCCGGCGGGCGGGCCGACGCGGTCACCCCGGCCCGGACCGGCGGGCCCGGCACCGGGACCACCGTCGGGACCGCAGCCGGGGGCGGGTGCGGTGCCGTCACCGGGGAGTCCCGGCGACGCGGGGGCGGACGCGGACGGGCTGGGCGCGGTGCCGTCGGGGGTGCCGGGCGCGCTGGTGGCGGCGCTGCCCGCGGCGACGGCGGCCGTCGCGGCGAGCCCCCCGGCGGCCGTCGCCACGACGGCACCGAGGACGAACCTCCGGACGCGGGCGCTGCGACGTGCGGTGCCGGGCGCGGCGGGGTCGGTCGGGTCGGTGGGGCGGGTGGTCGTCACGGTGCTCCTCCAGGTCGCTCTGGCTGGTCCTCACCGGGACCTCCAGGTCCGCGGCGAGGTCCACACCACCGGCCGGACCTGAAGCCGACCTGAAGCGGGTGCGTTCCGCCGCAGTCCTTCAGGTCCTCTTCAGCCCGCGCGCTGGCCGCGACCCCCCGGCTCTGCGATGTTCGTCCGGTGCCCGCCGCAGCCGTCCGGGTCCTCCTCGTCGAGGACGACCCGCTCATCGCCGAGTCCGTCACCCAGGCGCTCACCGACACCGGGATGGTCGTGCGCGCCCGCCCCGACGGCCGCGGTCTCGACGAGGTCGTCGAGGGGTTCCGCCCCGACATCGCCGTGCTCGACGTCATGCTCCCCGGCGAGGACGGCACGTCCCTGGCCCGGCGGGTGTGCGTGCCCCGGGACGTCCCCGTCGTCTTCGTCACGGCCCGCGACGACGTCGACGACCGGCTCTCCGGCTTCGCCGCCGGCGCCGACGACTACGTGGTCAAACCCTTCGCCGTCGAGGAGCTGCTCGTGCGGCTGCGGGCGGTGCTGCGCCGGTCCGGGCGCACGCCCCAGGTCGTCGAGGTGGGCGACCTCGTCGTCGACGAGTCCGCCGCCGTGGCCCTGCGCGACGGGGTACCCCTGGACCTGACGGCGACGGAGTTCCGGCTGCTGGCCCAGCTCGTCCGCCACCGCGGGCGGACCCTGTCCAAGCTGCAGCTGCTCACCCAGGTCTGGGGCTACGAGCACTACGACCAGAACCTCGTCGAGGTCCACGTCAGCGCCCTGCGCCGCAAGCTGGAGGAGCACGGGCCGCGGCTCGTCCACACCGTCCGGGGCCTCGGCTACGTCCTGCGCGTCCCCACCGCCCCGACCACCGGGGACGGGGACGGGGACGGCTGAGAAGTGCGCACGGTCTCCCTGCGCCGCCGCGTGGTCGCCGTCGCGACCGCCGTGCTCGCGGCGCTGCTGCTCGCCGTCGGGATCTTCGTCGACACCGACCTCGGCTCCCGGTTGCGCGAGGACGCCCGGGCGCGGCTCGCGGCGCTGGCCGAGCTCGGGGTGCAGCTCGACGGCACGGTCGACGACCAGACGCTCGTCGACCGGCTCGCGACCGCGGGCGCGAGCGCCGAGCTGGAGACCGGTGACGGCACGGTCGTCGGCACTCCCGGCCCCCCGGGACCCGGTGGCCCCCCGGGACCGGCCGGTGGACCCGCGCGGGGCCCGGGGGCCGCCGTCGTCCAGGACGGGGACCTGCTGCGCACCACCCGCACCCTCGGCGAGGGCCGGGTCCTCGTCCTCACGACGTCGCTGCGACCCGTCGAGGACGCCCGCGCCCAGTTCCGCCGCTCGATGCTGCTGGGCGCGCTCGCGGGCCTGGCGCTCGCCGTCGTCGCCCTGCGGCTGCTGCTGGGCCGGGCCCTCGCGCCGCTGGACACCATGACCGCCACGGCCCGCTCGATCGCCGACGGCGGCCGTGGGCGGCGCCTGACCCCGGACCGCACCGACACCGAGCTGGGCCGCACCGCCGCCGCCTTCGACGCCATGCTCGACTCCCTGGAAGGGGCCGAGCAGCGCGCCACCCGGTCACGGGACCGGTTGCAGCGCTTCCTGTCCGACGTCGCGCACGACCTGCGGACCCCGCTGGCCGCCGTCACCGCGGCCGCCGAGCGGCTGCTGCTGGACACCGGGGACGGGCCCCGGCGCCAGGACCGCGAGGAGGCCGCCGTCCGCATCGTGCGGGAGGCGCGGCGCGCGGCCCAGCTCGTGACGGACCTGCTGGCGGTCTCCCGGCTGGAGGAGCTGCACCCGCGCGCGGTGCCCACCGACCTCGCCACCCTGGTCCGCGCCGCGGTCGAGGAGGCGGGTCCCCTCGGTCAGGGCGTGAGCGTGCGCACGACCGCCGTCGACGCGGTCGCCGACCCCGACCACGTCCGCCGCGTCCTGGTGAACCTGCTGTCCAACGCGCGCCGGGCCGCCCCCGCCGGGCCCGTCGTCGTCACCGTCGACCGGTGGCAGGAGCAGGGCCGCGTCGTCGTCGCCGACGGCGGGCCCGGCATCGCCCCGGCCGACCGCGAGCGCGTCTTCGACCGCCTCGTCCGGCTCGACCCCGCCCGCGCGGGTGACGGCGGGTCGGGGCTGGGGCTGTCGATCTCCCGCGGCCTGGCGCGGGCCGGTGGCGGGGAGCTGCGGTGCGCGGACCCGGGCGAGGCGGGCCTGCCGCCGGACCTGCCGGGCGGGGCGGTCCTCGTCCTCACCGTCCCCACCGAGTGACGGCCACCTGTGCCCTGGACTGCGCGTAGTGACCGTTCGCGCTCGCCGGTCGACCCGGAACCGTCCCCGAGAGGGGCAGTCGGTGCCCCGGGTACCTCGTGGTGTCGTCCACGGTCGACGTCCTGACCAGGAGGCCGGCTGCGAGAGAACCAGCGCATCGCTGACGCCGTCGATCGGCGAGACAGGCAGCGGGTTGCGGCGTCGAAGCGCTCCGCGTCCACAGGCGGGGGACCGTTCATTGCAGCGCGGAAGCGACTGGACGACCATGGGAGCCACCGGCGCGCCGGTGGAGAGCGGGTGAGGTCGTGCGGTTCAGTGGTGCGGTCGCGAGCACGAACGGCGACGGGAGTCGAGGGACAGCGGAGGAGGAATCGTGACGGGGAAAGACGATGAGCGGTTCACGGTCCCGCTCTACTCGGTGGCTGAGGCGGCGCGGCACTTGGATCGCATGCCTGCCTCGACGCTCAGCACGTGGGTCGACGGGTACGTGCGTGGGCAGCACGGGCAGTACCGGGGCGAGCCCCTGGTGACTGCGTTCACACCGAAGCGGCGGGGCTACCCGCGCCTTCCCTTCGTGGGTCTCGCCGAGGCTTACGCCCTCAACGCCTTTCGCAAGGCTGGTGTCCCGCTGCAGCGCATCCGAGCCTCGCTCGACGCTCTCGTCGCCGAACGAGGACCCCATGCCCTGGCGAGCGAACACCTCATCACCGACGGCGCTGAGGTGCTGTGGCACGTTCAAGCTGAAGGCGAGCGCGAAGCCTTGGAACAACTCGTCGTTCCGCGTCTCGGCCAGCGCGTCTTCACCCGTGTCGTGGAGCAGTACCTGCGAGAGGTGCAGTTCGACGACGGGTACGCCAGCCTGATCTGGCTGCCGCGCTACCGCGACGCCCATCTCGACGTCGTCATCGACCCGCAGCGCGCTGGGGGACAGCCGATCTTCGCCAGGACGGGCGTCGCAGTGGACAACGTCCTGGGGCGGATCCGCGGCGGAGAAGACCCCGAGGAGACGGCTCGGGACTTCGGGATCCCCAGTGAAGACCTCCGGACCGCCCTCGAACTCAGCGCGTGACGGGGGAACACATCCCGCTGCGCATCCACCAGGAAACGATCTTCGTCGACCGCAGTCTCGGAGCAGCGATCGTGCCGGACGGTCTACGGGCGGCAGGGCTGACGATCAAGACCATGCGCGATGTCTACGGCGAGGCACCAGGCGCCGCCACGGCAGACGTCGACTGGATCGCCATGGCCGGCGACCGGGGTTGGATCATGTTCCACAAGGACGCCCGGATACGACGCAACGAACGTGAGCGACAGGCGGTGACGGAGCATGCGGGACGCATGTTCTGCATCACCAACGCCAACACCACCGGAGCGGACAACCTGCACCGTTTCCTCCGGTGCCTGGCAGCCATCGATCGTGCCGCGGCTCACCCGGGACCTTTCATCTACGGTGTGGACGCCACGTCCATCCGCAAGCTCTTCCCCTGACCGAGAACGACGGGTGGTGTGGAACCAGATCATCGGACTCCGGCGTCTCAGCCCTCCCGCGACTCCGGCTGCTCGGCCCACCACGCCCGCAGCTCCCGCTCGGCCTCCTGCTCCCCCAACGGCCCGCGGTCCATCCGCAGCCCCAGCAGGTGCTGGTAGGCGCGGCCGACGACGCGGGACGGCCCGATCCCCAGCAGCTGCATGATCCGGTTCCCGTCGAGGTCGGGCCGGATCGCGTCCAGCTCCTCCTCCTCCCGGAGCCGGGCGATGCGCGCCTCGAGGTCGTCGTAGGCGTCCGAGAGGCGCTTGGCCTTGCGGGCGTTGCGGGTCGTGCAGTCGCTGCGGGTGAGGCGGTGCAGGCGTTCGAGCAGGGGGCCGGCGTCGGTGACGTAGCGGCGGACGGCGGAGTCGGTCCACTCCCCGTCGCCGTAGCCGTGGAAGCGCAGGTGCAGCTCCGTCAGGCGCGCGACGGCCTTGGTCGTGTCGTTGTCGAAGCGCAGCGCCTTGAGCCGCTTGGTCACCATCTTCGCGCCGACGACCTCGTGGTGGTGGAAGCTGACGCCCCCGCCGGCCTCGAAGCGGCGGGTGCGGGGCTTGCCGACGTCGTGCAGCAGCGCGGCCAGGCGCAGCAGCAGGTCCGGGCCGGGGACGGAGTCGTCCGGGCCGCCCTCCAGGTCGATGGCCTGCTCGAGCACGGTCAGGGAGTGCTCGTAGACGTCCTTGTGGCGGTGGTGCTCGTCGATCTCCAGCTGCAGCGCGGGCAGCTCGGGCAGGACGTGCGCGGCCAGGCCGGTGTCCACGAGCAGCCGCAGCCCGGCGACGGGGTCGGCCGCCAGCAGCGTCTTCTCCAGCTCCACGCGGACCCGCTCGGCCGAGACGATCCCGACGCGGTCGGCCATCGCGCTCATCGCGGCGACCACCTCCGGCGCCACCCGCAGCCGCAGCTGCGCGGCGAACCGGGCCGCGCGCATCATCCGCAGCGGGTCGTCGGAGAACGACCGCTCCGGGGTGCCCGGCGTC of the Kineococcus mangrovi genome contains:
- a CDS encoding CCA tRNA nucleotidyltransferase, which gives rise to MAGLDPVLHEESPTPRPAGPAVAPGSPLESALESAKDEAKGRAVAALEPVMALLVDLGRVFEGAGFALSLVGGPVRDAFLGRRSTDLDFTTDARPDDTARLLGAWGDASWDIGKEFGTIGARKKDLVVEVTTYRSESYDPASRKPEVAYGDDLVGDLSRRDFTVNAMALQLPSMDFVDPHDGLTDLAAGVLRTPGTPERSFSDDPLRMMRAARFAAQLRLRVAPEVVAAMSAMADRVGIVSAERVRVELEKTLLAADPVAGLRLLVDTGLAAHVLPELPALQLEIDEHHRHKDVYEHSLTVLEQAIDLEGGPDDSVPGPDLLLRLAALLHDVGKPRTRRFEAGGGVSFHHHEVVGAKMVTKRLKALRFDNDTTKAVARLTELHLRFHGYGDGEWTDSAVRRYVTDAGPLLERLHRLTRSDCTTRNARKAKRLSDAYDDLEARIARLREEEELDAIRPDLDGNRIMQLLGIGPSRVVGRAYQHLLGLRMDRGPLGEQEAERELRAWWAEQPESREG
- a CDS encoding DUF433 domain-containing protein is translated as MTGKDDERFTVPLYSVAEAARHLDRMPASTLSTWVDGYVRGQHGQYRGEPLVTAFTPKRRGYPRLPFVGLAEAYALNAFRKAGVPLQRIRASLDALVAERGPHALASEHLITDGAEVLWHVQAEGEREALEQLVVPRLGQRVFTRVVEQYLREVQFDDGYASLIWLPRYRDAHLDVVIDPQRAGGQPIFARTGVAVDNVLGRIRGGEDPEETARDFGIPSEDLRTALELSA
- a CDS encoding HAMP domain-containing sensor histidine kinase, which encodes MRTVSLRRRVVAVATAVLAALLLAVGIFVDTDLGSRLREDARARLAALAELGVQLDGTVDDQTLVDRLATAGASAELETGDGTVVGTPGPPGPGGPPGPAGGPARGPGAAVVQDGDLLRTTRTLGEGRVLVLTTSLRPVEDARAQFRRSMLLGALAGLALAVVALRLLLGRALAPLDTMTATARSIADGGRGRRLTPDRTDTELGRTAAAFDAMLDSLEGAEQRATRSRDRLQRFLSDVAHDLRTPLAAVTAAAERLLLDTGDGPRRQDREEAAVRIVREARRAAQLVTDLLAVSRLEELHPRAVPTDLATLVRAAVEEAGPLGQGVSVRTTAVDAVADPDHVRRVLVNLLSNARRAAPAGPVVVTVDRWQEQGRVVVADGGPGIAPADRERVFDRLVRLDPARAGDGGSGLGLSISRGLARAGGGELRCADPGEAGLPPDLPGGAVLVLTVPTE
- a CDS encoding response regulator transcription factor, which produces MPAAAVRVLLVEDDPLIAESVTQALTDTGMVVRARPDGRGLDEVVEGFRPDIAVLDVMLPGEDGTSLARRVCVPRDVPVVFVTARDDVDDRLSGFAAGADDYVVKPFAVEELLVRLRAVLRRSGRTPQVVEVGDLVVDESAAVALRDGVPLDLTATEFRLLAQLVRHRGRTLSKLQLLTQVWGYEHYDQNLVEVHVSALRRKLEEHGPRLVHTVRGLGYVLRVPTAPTTGDGDGDG